The genomic DNA GAACTGTCCCGGCGGTATTTTGGTATATCGCACCCAGCATCACAGCTACCGTGACCTGCCCTTACGTACGGCCGAACTGGGTCTGGTGCACCGCCATGAACTGTCTGGCGCCTTGCACGGCTTGATGCGGGTACGCAGCTTCACCCAGGATGACGCCCATATCTTCATGCTGCCGTCGCAGATCAAGACCGAGATTAAAGGGGTTATTGATTTGTTTAACCAGGTGTACAGCACTTTTGGCCTGTCCTATCACGCTGAACTGAGCACAAAGCCGGAAAAGGCAATGGGCAATGATGAGATTTGGGAAGTGGCAACCAAGGCTTTGCAGGAAGCCCTGGAAGAGTGCGGTATGGATTATAAAATCAATCCTGGCGACGGTGCGTTTTATGGTCCGAAAATTGATTTTCATCTGAAAGATTCTATCGGCCGTACCTGGCAGTGCGGTACTATCCAACTGGACATGCTGCTGCCGGAGAAGTTTGATCTGAACTATATCGGCGAGGACGGACAAAAACACCGTCCGGTTATGATCCATCGCGTGGCTTACGGCAGCATGGAGCGGTTTATCGGCATTCTGATCGAGCATTATGCCGGAGCCTTCCCGGCCTGGCTGGCGCCGGTGCAGGTTAAACTGCTGCCTATTACCGACCGCCATGTCGCTTATGCCCAGGCCGTTGCGCAGCAAATGCGGGGGCAGGACATCCGGGTGGAAATTGACGACCGGAATGAAAAAATCGGCTACAAGATCCGGGAAGCTCAGGTGCAAAAAGTGCCGTATACACTGGTGGTTGGTGACAAGGAGCAGGAAACGAACAGTGTTGCCGTGCGCAAAAGAGGCCAGGGCGACCTGGGCAGCCAGCCGGTAGCGGAGTTTATGGCCCAGTTGCTTAAAGAAATCAGTGAGAAAAACTAGAAAATAGCTTGACTTGTAAACTTTTGAATGATATTATAGTCAAGTGAAGAATAGTAGTAAGCAGAAGCCATCCGCTTCTCACCTTACAACGGAAAGTTCGTAAGGTCTATATGGGCATGATGTATGTTTATGCTTTTTGGCGGATGGTAGTATATACCATCCGTTTTTTAGTTTTTTATAGTTCGTAAATAAGTGGAGGTGAGTGGCAATTAGCAAAGAGAGTTTAAAGATCAATGAGGAAATTCGGGCCAGGGAAGTTCGGGTGGTCGGCAGCAATGGCGATCAGTTGGGCGTTATGTTGACCAGAGAGGCCTTGCGCATTGCTGGTGAGCAGCATCTTGACCTGGTGGAGGTGGCCCCTACCGCCAAACCGCCGGTTTGTCGCATTATGGATTTCGGTAAGTTCAAGTATGAACAGCAGAAACGCGACAAAGAAGCCAAGAAGAAACAAAAAGTGGTTACGGTAAAAGAAGTAAAGCTTCGCCCCAATATTGAGGATCATGATTTCAATGTTAAGCTGAAAAACGCTCAGCGTTTTCTGCAGGACGGCGATAAGGTCAAGGTAACCATTATGTTCCGTGGCCGGGAACTTTCTCATCCGGAGCTGGGGAAACAGGTTTTACTCAAAATGGCCGCTGAATTGAAAGAGATGGTCAATGTTGAGCGGGAACCCAAGCTGGAAGGAAAAAATATGATTATGATTTTGGCAGCTAAACCACATAGCTAAGCCTTATAATTTAGAAGGAGGATCCACCATGCCTAAAATAAAAACACGCAGAAGTGCCGCAAAACGTTTTAAAGTCACAGGCTCCGGCGAATTCAAACGCGCTAAAGCCTTTAAAAGCCATATTTTGGAGAAAAAAT from Propionispora hippei DSM 15287 includes the following:
- the infC gene encoding translation initiation factor IF-3, giving the protein MAISKESLKINEEIRAREVRVVGSNGDQLGVMLTREALRIAGEQHLDLVEVAPTAKPPVCRIMDFGKFKYEQQKRDKEAKKKQKVVTVKEVKLRPNIEDHDFNVKLKNAQRFLQDGDKVKVTIMFRGRELSHPELGKQVLLKMAAELKEMVNVEREPKLEGKNMIMILAAKPHS
- the rpmI gene encoding 50S ribosomal protein L35, which produces MPKIKTRRSAAKRFKVTGSGEFKRAKAFKSHILEKKSPSRKRNLRKAALVSKSDHERVAKMLPYA